The segment CTCCTGGTTTTTTTGCAACTGATAATTGAATCCCAATTCGACCAAAAGATTGCTTTGCTTGTATTTGTCTATTCGGCTTTCCAACAGTTTTTCAGCTTTGTCAAATTGCTGTAATTGTTGGTAACACTCAATCGTCCGCTGGAAATAAATAAAAACACCCTCCTGCGATTTTAATAGGTCTTCATAAATCACCAATGCTTTTTCAAATTCGCCACGGTCAAAATAATTATTCGCCAATTGCTCACTTTGGGCATTTGCCAAAAGCGAAACGAATAAAACCAGTATGGTGAGAATTTTTTTCATGGGTTTTTTATAGAAACGAACAATGTACTAAAGTAACACTTTTGTGTCCAATTAGTACATTGTTTGCGAAAGATTAACTTTTTTAGTTTATGATGTCAAATCCGGTGTACTTGCGCAATACTTCCGGGATTACGATACCTTCCGGCGTTTGATAATTTTCAATGATTCCGGCTAAAACTCTTGGCAATGCCAATGAACTTCCGTTCAGGGTATGTGCTAATTGTGTTTTGCCTTCTTTTCCTTTGAAACGCAATTTCAGACGATTCGCCTGGAACGTTTCGAAATTGGAAACCGAACTAATTTCCAACCATTTATCCTGTGCTGTAGAAAACACTTCAAAATCATAAGTCAAAGCCGAAGCAAAACCCATATCGCCACCACAAAGACGCAGAATTCGGTACGGTAATTTTAATTCCTGCAATATTGTTTTCACATGTTCCACCATACCGTCTAAAGCTTCATACGATTTATCAGGATGTTCGATGCGCACTATTTCTACTTTGTCAAATTGATGCAAACGATTCAAACCACGAACATGTGCGCCATAAGAACCTGCTTCACGACGGAAACATGGCGTATATCCTGTACATAAAATTGGCAGTTCGCTTTCCTGTAAAATCACATCGCGGAAAATATTCGTTACCGGAACTTCAGCAGTTGGAATTAAATATAAATCGTCGGTTGCATCATGGTACATTTGTCCTTCTTTGTCCGGCAATTGTCCGGTTCCGTAAGCAGAAGCTTCGTTAACCAAATGTGGCACTTGAAACTCCTGATAACCGGCTTCGGTATTTTTATCTAAGAAATAAGAAATCAGCGCGCGTTGTAGTTTGGCTCCTTTTCCTTTATAAACAGGAAATCCAGCGCCAGTGATTTTTACGCCCAATTCAAAATCGATGATGTCGTATTTTTTTACCAATTCCCAGTGAGGTTGTGCTCCTTCGTGCAAAACAGGAACTTCACCTTCTTCAAAAACGTTTAGATTTTCTTCGGGAGTTTTTCCAACCGGAACAATATCTGCAGGAAGATTTGGCAACTGATACATTTTTTCTAAAAGTTCATTCGCCAGCGCCTCTGATTTTTCACCAAGTTCTTTGCTGGTTTCTTTTAGCTGAACCGTTTTTAGTTTTAAAATATCGGCTTTTGCTTTTTCACCACTTTTCATCAAATCGCCAATGGCTGATGATAGTTTGTTGGCTTCCGCCAAAGTATTGTCTAAGGCAACTTGTGTGCTTCTTCTGTTTTCATCTAATGCGATTACTTCTTCCACAAGTGTCTTCACATCCATGTTTCTTTTGGCCAAAGCCGCAATCACTTTTTCTTTATTATCTCTGATGTAACTTATCTGTAACATGATATTTTTATATATGGACGCAAATTTAATGAAATGTTTGATATAACGTTTCCGATATACAAAAACTTAGGCTTCGGGTTCTACGTATTTAAAGTGTTATCAATATATTAGTTTATAGAATATTTAAGATTAATTCGTATTGATTATTAGTATATTCGCAAAAATTTTCACAATGCTATGAAGAAAACCTACTTACTATTACTTTGCCTTTCGATATCTACTGTTTTTGCGCAAAGAAACTTAAACAAAACCAATTCGATTGCTGAAGCTGAAATGAAATCTGCGGAGCAACAAATGAATATTGAAGTCAACCCAAATACGGCTAACTACAATGTTACCTACCACAGATTGGAATTTACAGTTAATCCAACGGTGAAGTTTATCACAGGAAAAGTGTATACGACCTACACAGCATTGGCAAACATGACTACGGTAACATTTGATTTTGCTAATGAACTAACCGCGAGTTCGGTTAAAATAGGAGCAACCAATTTGACTTTTGTCGAAAACACCAATAATGAGTTGATTATTACGTTACCTGCGACTCAAACTACTGGAACTTCAGCTACGGTTGAGATTAATTATTCGGGTGTTCCGCCGCAGAATGGTTTTGATTCGTTTGTTCAGTCAACGCATAACGGCAGTCCAATTATTTGGACACTTTCAGAGCCATTTGGAGCCAGAGACTGGTGGCCTTGTAAGCAGGATTTGAATGATAAAATTGATACTATAGATGTTTATGTTACTGCACCATCACAATATATTGCCGTTTCTAACGGAGTTGAACCCGAAGCACCTGTAATCAATGGTGCCAACAAGACAACGCATTTTCATCACGGTTACCCGATTCCGGCTTATTTGATTTGTATGGCGGTTACAAATTACCAAGTATACAACCAAACCGCTGGAACGGCGCCAAATACATTTCCTGTTGTAAATTATGTTTATCCTGAAAATTATAGTTCTGCTGTTTCGGATTTAAATGAAACATTAGGAATAATGAATTTATATGAAACACTGTTTGAGCCATATCCTTTTCGCAACGAAAAATATGGGCATGCTCAGTTTAGTTGGGGCGGCGGAATGGAGCATACGACGGTTTCGTTTATGGCTAATTTTAGCAGACAATTGATTGCTCACGAAATGGGGCACCAATGGTTTGGGGATAAAGTGACTTGTGGTTCGTGGAAAGACATTTGGTTAAATGAAGGATTTGCAACTTATTTGGCGACTTTAGTGATTGAAAATTTTGATGGCGCTGATGCTTTTGTAACCGAAAAGGAAGGTATGATAGAATATATTACTTCAAGTCCGGCCGGGAATGTTTATTTAACTGATTTACAAGCCACCAATGTAAACAGAATTTTCAGCAGCCGATTGAGTTATAACAAAGGCGCTATGGTTTTGGAAATGCTGCGTTTTAAATTGGGTGATGCTTTGTTCTTTCAAGGAGTTAGAAACTATTTAGCCGATCCAAATTTGGCTTATAAATATGCCGTAACTACCGATTTCAAAACCCATATGGAAACGGTTTACGGACAAAGTTTAACAGAGTTCTTTAACGATTGGATATACAATCAAGGCTATCCGACTTATACGATTACGGCTCAAAATTGGGGCGCAGGACAAGCCAGATTTGTGATTAACCAAACCCAATCGGATGCTTCGGTTTCTTATTTTGAAATGCCGGTTCCGGTTAGAGTTTATGGTTCCGGTGGACAACAAGCGGATATCGTATTGAACAATACGGTTAACGGCGAAGTAATTATCACTAGTGTTCCTTTTTCAATTACGGGTGTTGAATTTGATCCTAAACGACATTTAATAGCTGATGCCAATTCTACAGTTACCTTAGGAAATCAAAACTTTGATTTAGACAGCGCGGTTTCGATTTATCCTAATCCAAGTTCGGATGTAGTGCATATTCAAATGCCGAGTACATCAACACTGGAAAAAGTAATTGTTTACAACAATCTGGGACAAAAAGTTATGGAAAATTCGACTTTAGATTTTTTGGTAAGCAGTCTGTCAACGGGCGTTCATTATGTGGATATTCAGACGACAGAAGGCACTTATCATAAAAAATTCATAAAAAAATAACCTTATACAAACTATTATGTGCAAGAGTAAGGTGGAAACCTTACTTTTGTGCGTTTAAAAGAAATCGATACATAAGAAATGGAAATTGCAATCAAATTATCTCAATTTTTACTGAGTTTATCAATACTAATTATACTTCACGAATTAGGACATTTTATTCCTGCCAAATTATTTAAGACACGAGTAGAGAAATTCTATTTGTTTTTTGACATCAAATATTCTTTATTGAAAAAGAAAATCGGCGAAACCGAATACGGTATCGGATGGTTGCCACTTGGAGGCTATGTAAAAATATCAGGAATGATAGATGAAAGCATGGACAAAGAACAAATGGCATTGCCACCACAACCATGGGAATTTCGTTCTAAACCAGCCTGGCAACGATTAATCATCATGCTTGGTGGTGTTACGGTGAATTTTATTTTGGCGTTTATCATTTATATTGGGATGAGCTTTTTCTATGGCGAGCAATATATTGCTAATAGTGAAGTGAAAGATGGTATTTGGATTGCCAATCCGGTAGTGGAGAAAGCTGGTTTAAAGACAGGAGATAAATTGGTTTCTATTGATGGTGAAAAAATAGAACGTTTTTATGAAGCTAATGAAAAGGCATTTTTGTCTAAAGAAATAATAGTGCTTCGTGATGGTCAGGAAGTAAAAGTGCATTTTCCGGGGAACTTTATTGATCAATTGATGCAGGGCAAAAGAGCATCGTTATTAGAACTGCGCCTTCCTTTTATTGTTAGAGAAGTTCAGGATGATTCGCAAAACAAAGCCGTACTGCAGCCAAAAGATATTATAACCAGCCTCAATGGAAAACCCGTAAAATTTGCAGATGAAGTCTTAGCATCACTAGATACTTTGAAAGGCAAAACAGTTCCGGTAGGTATCAAAAGAGACGGTAAAGAAATTGCTGCGAATATAAAAGTCAGTGATAGTGCCAAACTTGGAGTTGCCTATGCTGCTAAAATCCCGTATGATGATTTAGAAAAGTTGGGATTGTATAAAGTAAGCAAAGAAGAATATGGTTTTTTTGAATCAATTCCGGTTGGAATTAACAAAGGTTTTGACCAACTTAGCAGTTATGGAAAACAACTAAAAGCTATTTTCACTCCTAGCACAGGTGCTTACAAAGGCGTTGGTGGTTTTGCTGCCATATTCAATATATTTCCACAAACCTGGAGTTGGGAAGCGTTTTGGAATATCACGGCATTGTTATCAATCATGCTTGGTGTAATGAATTTATTGCCTATACCAGCATTGGATGGTGGCCATGTAATGTTTTTATTATACGAATTGATTAGCGGTAGAAAACCTAGCGATAAGTTCTTGGAAAATGCCCAAATGGTTGGCTTTGTTTTACTTATTTCGTTATTGCTGTTTGCCAACGGGAATGATATTTATAAGGCGATTTTTAACAAATAATATTTTTTAAAATTTTCTTGATTTTTTATTTGTAAAAAATAAAAATCGTTCTATATTTGCAACCGCTTAAAAGATAAACTATCTTCCTCCTTAGCTCAGTTGGTTAGAGCATCTGACTGTTAATCAGAGGGTCCTTGGTTCGAGCCCAAGAGGGGGAGCTTAAAAGCCCGATACGAAAGTATCGGGCTTTTTTAATTTGCTGGTTTTTGAAAATAATTGACAAAAAATGAATGCTTGTTAATTTTATTCTTACTTTAGCACTAGTTCCAAGAACAAATACCACGCACTTTATTGGAAATTACAACCTTGTATACAACTACAGGGTAAAGTTGTAGTATTAATTTAGAGGAATAATTTATGCCAGAGTATAAGATTTCCATAAACCAATTAGCGAGCTTTTCTAATAGTTCTGACTATAAAAAAAGAAGTATTGTCAAGCAGCAAAAGAATCCTCCAAAGGTCTTAATTGCCAGATATAGTCTTGCAAAAGCTCGTATCAGAAAAGCAATAGCTAACTATGGTAACATCCAACCAATCTTAGACGGAATTCAGGAATTAAAAAACAAGACTCCTGAAAAGCCATTGGCGATTATCGACAAAGCTGTTTCTATTGAAGCTTTGGAGAGATTTATTAAAATGAAATTGCCATCATTTCTCCAAGAAAATGTGTACGAAGTTTTAAAAAAACCCGCGATAAATTCTTTTGTAGTTTCAGATGTTGAAATCATTGTTTCAGCGGATTTAATTATTAAAGTCTTTATTGATGGTCAGCCATTTTTAGGGGCGTGAAAATACATATTGCGAAAGGAAATATTTTTGATAGAGACCAAGCAAAATATGTCTCTACTTGTTTATATCAATATCTCGACTTAGTGTACGACGATACAGGTATTATTGTATTGCCTGAATTGTGTTTATCTGTCGATGTTTTTGCAGAGAGTTTTTTTACGGCACCAACAAAAATTGAAAAGACACTGGAAGATATTGAAACAATGTGTATAGAAATTAAAAGAATATGGCCTAATGTTTAGGTGCCGATATCTATCAAAAAGTATTGCAAATTTATATTAGATGGATAAATTATTTACACCATAGACAGCATAGTATTGATGTTTCACTTATTTTAAAGCATTGCTCATAAAATTCCAAATCTAAGTAATCATCAATATTAAAATCTTCTGGAAACCAATCTAAAGCATCAATCAATATTGGCTCATCCTCAATTGACTTTCCTTTAAAAAAGTCACCGCAATTTGATTGTTCTGGAGCTGAAAATCCCTTGGATATAAATTTTAATGGGAAGTCCTTCGATTCTTGTTTCCAAACAACTCGTCCATTTTCTAAATAAATTATACATACGGGAAAATCGCCATAATCTTTATATTTTAGAAATGTTGCAGTTTGGGAGGCCCCAAAATAGTTAGAGGTTTCTTTAATTAAATCTAAATTTAACTTCTTGCCTTTTACTCTTCTTATAAATAATTCACTTGGCATTAAAAGTTCAGAAGCAAATTCATTAGCCTCATTTTCATGTATGCCATTTGCAAGCCATTGTTGAAGAGTTTTTTTTGTGTCAGAAAACAAATAAGAAATGTCCTTATGCATCACTAGATGTCCAATTTCATGTGCAATTACAAAATTTAACTTTGGAAGATATTTAATTTTCGAATTAATTGTTATTATGGCATTTTCCTTACTCATAAGAATACGCCCTTCTACTTTATTCATTTCAGAATACTTTATATAACCGCCTAGCGACCAAACAAGTTCTTCTAAGGATAAGTCTCCTGGTTGTTTCCACCCCACTGAATCTAATACATTATTTGCATGTCTTTGAGGATTACTTAGTCTCATCATTTAATTTGTCTTTCAAAACGGAAATGAAATTTATAAAATCACTATCATCAATTATTTCCATTTCATCACTTTCTGATAAATCTTCAAACTTCCTGAACAATGGCTGTAATTGTAATCTTTCTTTATTACCTAATAGCTTTTTTAATTCTTCAACCCCGTATTTTTTTAATTTTTCAAATTCTGATTTAAGCTCTTCATATCTTTTTTTATTGTAGAGTGCTTTGGATTTAGCTTGTTTAAGTTTAATTTTATTTAAATGTAAATTTACAAACTCACTTACATTATCCATCTTATCAAAATAATCTTCTGCAGGAGTATGATAATTTAATTCGAGCATTAAACCGAAGTAATTATTCAATATTTCAATTGCGTTGCTAGATTTCATGATTAATTATTTTTTTTGTAATTGAGACTAACTTTTCTTTTATTTTATCCACTTGCTTAGGAGTCATATTCATTAATTCTGATATTTGATTCCTTTTTTTGCCTTCCTTAATGCATTCCCATAAAAACCCAACATTTTCATCATTACTTGAATTAATTTCTTTTTCAATTTCTTTTATTTTCTCTTCAAACAATTCAGCTTTTTCGTAATCGAAATTTATGTCAGACGATAATTTATAAAAATCTAATTCAACATCTCGATAGTCAATCTCAACAGTTTCAGGAAAAAATCCATCTTCAATTTTTTTGTTGTTCTTCTCTTTTTGTAATTTGTATGATTTGACTACAGTTGAAATTCTACTGTCTATGATTCTTATCAGTTGTTGTGGCAAGTCAAATTCATCTTTCCACTCCCAATGACCAAACAATAAAGCATCAGTAGCAAAATTCATGTAATAATTTTTTGCATCGACACCCAAGTTTTTTGCTGTATGGGCACCATATAAAGTTTTCATTTTTAATCTATAATCTAAATGTTCTTCACACTTAATTAAAGCTATCTTCCATTCAACAGAAGAAATCTCACTAATCTTTTTTGAATTGGTTTCAAAAAAACTCCCAATCTCTTCCATACTTTACTATTTACTGTAAAAAAAAATTCTCCCCTTTTGGGGGACTTTTATAAAATACGATTAATGTACTGTTATAAGGTCTAACAAACTTATAACAAAATACTTAATAAATTTAAAATAATGGAAAGGAGGTGTAAAATAATGGCAAAAGATTCAGAAGGAAAAAAGTTTAACAGAATTCCAGCGCATACGAAAGTAGTTGATGGGAAGAAAGTAGAAGTAAAGGAACATATTAGAAGTAACAGAAGCGACAGTAAAGGTAAAAAATAGTGCGCTTAAATTGACAGGAATAATAATCAACCCCAACTTAGGTTGGGGTTTTAAAAAAATTAAAAAAATGAGAAAACTAGATTTTAATCGACATTTTAATGTCGCAGGTAATCCGGAGCATACAAATATTTTGTTGCTAAGTGATTTAGAATTATTTATAGATCCTTATAATATTGCAAATAATTTAAAGGATAGCATTGCAAAACAAGTATACATAAGAAGCAAGGCATTTTTAGAAGTTTTAAATAGGACCTACATAGTTCCTAACGATGCTACTAACGGCTTAGCCTTTCTTTCCCATCTTCAGGAAGCTAATGAATATGGATTTGGGTATTCAAAAACCAATAAAGGGAAAGGAATAGGTCCAACAAAGGCTGAGATTATCTTTGGTTCTTTAAGCAGTAATCTTTTTGCTAGAGCTGGCGTTTCAATAACTAATGAGGCGCATAATGTTCTTTTATTAGTTAAAGGGATTGGACCAGATAATATGTCAGATACACTAGCAAACGTTTGTAGAGACATATTTGCAGAATTTACATATCGGCAATGTTTGAAATATGGAATTCCGACATCTAAATTTGAAATTGAATATTTTGATGCAAAATCAAATTGTTGGATGAGTAAGGAAGTTGAATTGCCATCATACAAAGGGAAACGAATTATACTTGTACCTAAATTTATGATTGGTGGAAAGCGCGCTTACACGAGTGCCTATAATTGGTTTATTTCAAGTAATTACTTATCAAAGGAAATTTTAAGTGGTACCTTAAAAGTAGCAAATCCCAAAGGTTTCATTAATAAACTAAAAGATGGAACAAGAAAAGCTATTATCAAGAACATCAATAAACATTTCAGAAAGCCTAAGGGTGAATTAGTTGATTTTGTAAAAAGATATAATGGATCTTTGTTAGAGTTTCAAACTCATGTAAAAAACAATTTTCCAAATCTTAGTGATGATCAACTTTCTTTAATGTTGGGTTAAAAAAAATTTAATTGTATAGCTTATGGCAAAAAATTACTAAAAAAATCCTGTAAATTTTACAGGATTTTTTTATTTATATATATTTAAAATAGCATAGAAGGAGTTTAGCTTCAACAAAAAAACCCAGTCTCTCAACTGGGCTTTTACTTAAAGTAATTTTCTATCATAATTGTTTTTTTCCTGGTTTTTTTCGTTCACTTTTTTTTACGCCACCAGCCATTTCGTATTCCGAGCTATTCTTACCAAATCGGGTAGCTACTCCGGCTAGGATGCGTTCGTTCCAGTCTTTTATAACAGCGAGTTGTGCTATACAAACATTGTATAAATTATCTACTGTACTAAGGGCTGTGTTGTAAGCTTCAAGATTTGAAGTTAAGGTGCCTACTTGTGTTTCGTAGTTTGCAACAGTAATTCCGTTGCTTAGGTCTAACGCAGGGTCTATACTTTTTACCGCTGCCAATCGGGTTCTTGCTTTGTCAAGATCCATCACTCGCATTAACTTTTGTCGTGCCATGATTTCTAAAATTTAGTGATTAATAATTATTTTTTTTTGCTCAATTATCGAAAACCAAACTAAATGCCAAAGAAGAAAAAGACTGTTAATTTTAAGCGTTTCTTAAGAAAGGGATTTCCTATACTAAATAAATAGTACGCTAAATTAAAGTAAGTGTTTACCAAACAAAGAAAGGGGTTCATGAAACTAAATAAGTAGTACTCCAAACTAAATTGGGAGTTCCCAAAACTAAATTCAGCGTTCTCATTACAAAGAAAATAGTTCACTAAACTAAATTCAGCGTACTCAAAACTTAATTAATAGTTCACTGAACAAAGAAAGTAGTTCACCAAACTAAAGTAAGCGTACTCTAAACTAAATTGAGAGTAAAAGAAATAGGCCTTTAACTTTCCTTTACCACTCTCCACAGCAAATAAACCTTACTTTTGTCCCATGTCTACAAAGAAATTCATAGGGTTTGTGTCGTTACTGTTGCTTTTTAGCTTTTCAGTAACTGCCCGTACCGTCATTACTGTCAATGAATCTTCAGACAACCGAAAGGAAACCTTCCACAAGGCAGACCATTCCTTGCATAAAAACATGCTGCAGCCTCAGGTAATGCAGATTACTGTGCTGCCTGAACATTCGGCAAAACCGTTACCCTTTGCCTACAGTGCGCTGTGCTGCAGTGAAAGTATAAACCTGTCGTTACAACCTACAAGACAGGCCAATGTATTTATTCAGGATGTGAATCGCTGTGAAAGTGTATCGCGGCTCCTGTTTCCCTTTCATTATTTTTGGTAAAGACTTCCTTTTTTAGCAACTAAAAATCGAATACCGTCGCATCCTTCCGGATAGCGGCACTAACTTTATTAAAAACAATTATCATGGATACACCAGTTATCATTATAGGCCTTGTGCTTATAGCCATCGTGGTTTTCCCACTTTATTTTGTATTGAGGGCAAACCAATTAGACAAGAACCAAATCAAGACCCTTTTTGCCCAAAATAGTCAGGATAATAAATACCAATTCGAGCTTATAGCAACTCACAACAGAAAGGCTTTAGGCATAGATTCAAAAAAGAAAGGCCTCCTTTTTATTGATTTCAACCTTAAGGAACCGTATGTGTCCTTTCAGGATTTAAAACAAAGTGAAAGCTGTAAAGTGGCAACCTCAAGTCCGCAGGGAAAATCGAATGTGCTGAAAAAAGTGGAATGGTTTTTTATGTCAAAAAAAGGCATACCGCAAAGCAACACCGTACTTTTTCACGATGCCGACAACGATTAT is part of the Flavobacterium sangjuense genome and harbors:
- the serS gene encoding serine--tRNA ligase, yielding MLQISYIRDNKEKVIAALAKRNMDVKTLVEEVIALDENRRSTQVALDNTLAEANKLSSAIGDLMKSGEKAKADILKLKTVQLKETSKELGEKSEALANELLEKMYQLPNLPADIVPVGKTPEENLNVFEEGEVPVLHEGAQPHWELVKKYDIIDFELGVKITGAGFPVYKGKGAKLQRALISYFLDKNTEAGYQEFQVPHLVNEASAYGTGQLPDKEGQMYHDATDDLYLIPTAEVPVTNIFRDVILQESELPILCTGYTPCFRREAGSYGAHVRGLNRLHQFDKVEIVRIEHPDKSYEALDGMVEHVKTILQELKLPYRILRLCGGDMGFASALTYDFEVFSTAQDKWLEISSVSNFETFQANRLKLRFKGKEGKTQLAHTLNGSSLALPRVLAGIIENYQTPEGIVIPEVLRKYTGFDIIN
- a CDS encoding M1 family aminopeptidase; amino-acid sequence: MKKTYLLLLCLSISTVFAQRNLNKTNSIAEAEMKSAEQQMNIEVNPNTANYNVTYHRLEFTVNPTVKFITGKVYTTYTALANMTTVTFDFANELTASSVKIGATNLTFVENTNNELIITLPATQTTGTSATVEINYSGVPPQNGFDSFVQSTHNGSPIIWTLSEPFGARDWWPCKQDLNDKIDTIDVYVTAPSQYIAVSNGVEPEAPVINGANKTTHFHHGYPIPAYLICMAVTNYQVYNQTAGTAPNTFPVVNYVYPENYSSAVSDLNETLGIMNLYETLFEPYPFRNEKYGHAQFSWGGGMEHTTVSFMANFSRQLIAHEMGHQWFGDKVTCGSWKDIWLNEGFATYLATLVIENFDGADAFVTEKEGMIEYITSSPAGNVYLTDLQATNVNRIFSSRLSYNKGAMVLEMLRFKLGDALFFQGVRNYLADPNLAYKYAVTTDFKTHMETVYGQSLTEFFNDWIYNQGYPTYTITAQNWGAGQARFVINQTQSDASVSYFEMPVPVRVYGSGGQQADIVLNNTVNGEVIITSVPFSITGVEFDPKRHLIADANSTVTLGNQNFDLDSAVSIYPNPSSDVVHIQMPSTSTLEKVIVYNNLGQKVMENSTLDFLVSSLSTGVHYVDIQTTEGTYHKKFIKK
- the rseP gene encoding RIP metalloprotease RseP; this encodes MEIAIKLSQFLLSLSILIILHELGHFIPAKLFKTRVEKFYLFFDIKYSLLKKKIGETEYGIGWLPLGGYVKISGMIDESMDKEQMALPPQPWEFRSKPAWQRLIIMLGGVTVNFILAFIIYIGMSFFYGEQYIANSEVKDGIWIANPVVEKAGLKTGDKLVSIDGEKIERFYEANEKAFLSKEIIVLRDGQEVKVHFPGNFIDQLMQGKRASLLELRLPFIVREVQDDSQNKAVLQPKDIITSLNGKPVKFADEVLASLDTLKGKTVPVGIKRDGKEIAANIKVSDSAKLGVAYAAKIPYDDLEKLGLYKVSKEEYGFFESIPVGINKGFDQLSSYGKQLKAIFTPSTGAYKGVGGFAAIFNIFPQTWSWEAFWNITALLSIMLGVMNLLPIPALDGGHVMFLLYELISGRKPSDKFLENAQMVGFVLLISLLLFANGNDIYKAIFNK
- a CDS encoding ImmA/IrrE family metallo-endopeptidase; this encodes MMRLSNPQRHANNVLDSVGWKQPGDLSLEELVWSLGGYIKYSEMNKVEGRILMSKENAIITINSKIKYLPKLNFVIAHEIGHLVMHKDISYLFSDTKKTLQQWLANGIHENEANEFASELLMPSELFIRRVKGKKLNLDLIKETSNYFGASQTATFLKYKDYGDFPVCIIYLENGRVVWKQESKDFPLKFISKGFSAPEQSNCGDFFKGKSIEDEPILIDALDWFPEDFNIDDYLDLEFYEQCFKISETSILCCLWCK